The Pseudomonas sp. Marseille-Q3773 DNA window AGCGGGGTGCGCAAGCCGCCGCAGATGACCAGCAGGTCCAGTTCTTTCAGCGCCTCGGCAGACACCTCGGTGGCCACCAGCTCCAGCCCCAGGTCGCTGAGCACACGGTCGCCATCCAGCGACAGCGGGGTGAAGCGGAAGCTGTCGGCGCGCAGCAGGTTGGCCGTGACCAGCACGTCCATGGCCACGGTGAAACTGGCCATGGAAAAGTGTTCGAGCAAAACGAAATCGACCCGATAGGGGGCCTGGATATTGGCGCTGGTGGACTTCAGGCGCAGCATGTTGCTGGTACTGGTCTTCTTGCTGAACTGGCGTGGCGTGGGCACTCTGGACTCCGCTACCGGGCTGGCCGGGAGAGTGTGGCGGGTGGCCGCGGGAAAGACAATCTTGCAGGTGGTGCTGGCATGTTCGAGGTCGTGTTCAGGCAAGCTGTCTGGCCTGGCTGGTTATCGTTATGCTGATGTCCCCGCGACTGAGGATGCTCTCGATGAAATACGCCGCTGCCCTGTTGCTCTGCCTGGTGCCGCTGCTGGCCAACGCCCTGCAGCCTGGCGAAAAGCTCACGCCGTGGACGTTGCTCGACCAGTACGACCAGGCCTACAGCCTCGATGCCGGCACGCATATCCTCCTGGTAGCCCGCGACATGGACGGTGCCAAGCTGGTCAAGGCGGCGTTGTCCGACCAGCCCAAGGGTTACCTTGAAGCGCGCGATGCGGTATTCGTCGCCGACATCCAACGCATGCCGGCGCTGATCAGCAAGCTGTTCGCCATCCCTGCCATGCGTGACTACCACTACCGGGTGCTGCTCGACCGTGATGGACGGGTAGCCAGCCGCTATCCCGGGCAGGATGGCCAGGTGCAGTGGCTGCAACTGGAACAGGGCAGGCTGGTGAGCCAGCAGGCGTTTGCCGATGCAGCGGCGTTGAAGGCGGCACTGGAGGCCGCACCACGGCGCTGAAACCAGCCTGGGGCGGTCTGGTGGCAGGTCAGCACAGGCAAATCAATCTGAACCTTGGCGTCCCACGAAACCCAAAGCAGTACATGCCATTGGGAGGATGCTCATGGAAATCGGAACGATCTGGTTCATCGTCGCCATGCTGGTGATCGTGCTGGAAATCTGGGCCATCTGGCACATCATCGGCAGCGACCGGCGCGCCGAGCGCAAGATGCTGTGGGTAGTGTTCGTGGTCTACGCGCCATTCCCCGGCCTGCTGTTCTGGGCCTGGCGCGGGCCGCGGGCGGTGAAGGGCAGGGCGGTGCTGGAGGAGAAATGACCCCAGGCGGCAACTAGGCGCGGGGGCGCCTGGTTGCCGCACCCTGTGGTCAGGGCACGATGCTCAAGCGGATGGCTGAGCCAAGGCCATCGACCATCAGGCTGCCGTAGAATTTCACACGTGACAGCAGCCGAAGGCTCTTGAGTTCCTCGCGGATAAGCTCGCGAATCTGCCGCTCGGCTTCGTCCAGGCGATCGCTGGTGGTGCTGTGGTAGAGGTGAACCACGCCGAGCAAGGTTGTTTCGATGTGCTCCACGGTGTCCCAGCCAAGGTTTGCGCGCAGGTGGTGGCGGGCCGTGGCAGCATCAGCCTCGTCGTCGGGGTGGTGCGGCTTGATGGTGTAGGCAAGTTGAAAGTTGTGTCTGGTCATGGATAGTGTCCTTGTTGCATGCAGGCCTCCGTGCCGGGATCTGCAATCTAGCGCCTGCTCGCCATTGTGCAAACAGACGCGTGGTTCACAGAGACACGCGCTCTGTGCGAAACGTCCTACACGGGGAGCGCTTGACCTGAAGCTGACTTGAGGTCCGATACTGCGCAGCTCTTTCCTTAATCGAGGGCTTACCGTGACCCGTTCAAGCGCATTCCAGCTGAGCAACCCCGAAGCTTTGTACGACCCCAGTGGCAATGCCTACTCGCATGTTGCCGAGGTGCGGGCGGGCAGCCGCCTGCTGTTCATCGCCGGCCAGGGCGGGGAGGACCGCGAGGGACGGCTGTCACCCTTGTTCGCCGAACAGGCGCGGCAGGCACTGGCCAACCTGGAACTGGCCCTGGCCTCGAAGGGCGCCGGCCTGGCTCAGGTGTGCAAGCTGACACTGCTGATCGTCGCACACAACGAAACGCGCCTGCGGGAGTGGGTAGCCGAGGCTGACAGGGCCTGGGGCGGGCACATGAAGCCGACCTGCACGCTGATACCGGTACCTCGGCTGGCGTTGGACGGCATGCTGGTGGAGATCGATGCGGTGGCCGCGCTGTAGCGCCAGGGACGCGCGTTGTTGTATACCGGAGCCGGGCCTGGCAGCCTCGGACCGATAACAACAACAGCGCTTTCAGAGGTGACCACACCATGAGCACCGGCACCACCACGCTTGACCACCGCAAGGCCCGACCCTGGCTGTGGGCTGCGCTCTTCAGCCTGGTGGCCTTCGCCGCCAACTCGGTGTTCTGCCGACTGGCACTGAAGGATGGGGCCGTCGACCCGGTTTCGTTCACCGTGTTACGCCTGGCCAGTGGCGCTGCGTTTCTGCTGTTGCTGATCCGCCTGCGCAGACCGGCACTGGCCATCGGTGGCAGCTGGCGGGGTGGGCTGGCACTGTTCCTGTACGCGTTCCTGTTTTCCGCAGCCTACCTGCAGCTGGGCGCAGGGGCAGGGGCCTTGCTGCTGTTCGGTGCGGTGCAGATCACCATGTTCGGGTTCGCCTGGTACAAGGGCGAGCACATCACGGCGCGCATGCTATCGGGCATGCTCGTCGCTTTTGCCGGGCTGATGCTGCTGTTGTTGCCCGGCGCCTCGGCGCCGCCCCTCGCCAGTGCCTTGTTGATGGCCCTGTCGGGTGTCGCCTGGGGTATTTACTCGCTGCTGGGCAAGGGTTCGCCGAGGCCGCTGGCCGACACGGCGGGTAATTTCGCCCGGAGCCTGCCGTGCCTGGTATTACTGGCGCCGATGCTGCTGCTCGGCACTGACGTGCACCTGACGGCGGTGGGCCTGATGTATGCCCTGGGCTCTGGCGTGCTGGCTTCCGGGGCCGGTTATGCCGTGTGGTACGGCGTGGTCCGGCAAGTCAGTGCGCAGCAGGCGGCAACCCTGCAACTGAGCGTGCCGGTGATCGCGGCGCTCGGTGGGGTCGTGCTGGTCGGTGAACCGCTGTCGTTGCGCTTGCTGGCGGCCAGCGTTGTAGTGCTTGGCGGGATCGCACTGGCGCTGGTACCACGGCGCTGAAAGAAACGGCCTGCGGCCTCGGGCAGGGGCGTGCTGTCGCGATAGCTGCTGATACCTATACTGGTTCAACCTGCCTGGCATTGTTGGCCATTTCAGCCCTGGTTCGAACGCCCAGTGTCGCTGGCTTCGGTAACCACCGGGAGGTTGTCGGCACGCTGGATGGCCCGCCGTTGCTGCTCGTAGTCGTCCAGCGACAAGCCGCGGCGTTGCAGCGCTTCGAGTTGCAACTGACGGGTTTCCTCCGCGCTGTATGGGCGCAGTTCAGGGTGGCTGGCACAGCCGCCGGCAACGGCAATGGCAACAACGGCAAGGGTGGCGGAAAGCAGGCGGGCCAGGGTGTTCATCGGGTAGCTCCAGGAACCGGTGTGGTGAAGGTCAGGTCGATGGAGTCAGGGTATTCGGCCAGGCCATTGGACAGAAATTGCCGTTCTCGATAGTGACTATCGATGGTTCCAGCGGAGCCGGGAGGACGTGATGAGCGGCAGCCAGGGCTGGCGCTTCGACCTCAAGGCAGGCAGTGGCGAAATCCGCGCGCGGCGCATTGGCCGCAACGAACTGGGGGCCATGCAGTCGCTACTGGCCTACCACGACGCGCAGATGGACTACGCCACCCAGGACCATAACGGTGACGGCGCCCTGGAGTACGCGCAGAAGATTTTCGGCGAGTCCGGCAAGCATGACGGGCTGTACTGGGATGATGACGGTGACGGGCAAGTCAGCTCGCTGGGCCCGCTGTTTGGCCAGTACGTGTCGGCGACGCCTGGCATGGCCACCACTTCCGTATCCTCGACGGCCAAGGCCCGTCCGCCCCCGGCGGCGCCTCAGCTACCTGATCGGCAAGCACATGAGCCGCGGCTTCGCCATGGTCGCCTGGCCGGCCAAGTATGACGACAGCGGGGTGATGAGCTTCATGATCAGCCATGACGGCGAGGTGTTCGAGAAAGACCTCGGGCCGAACGGTGACCACCTGGCCAGGCAGATGAAGCGCTTCGACCCGGATGACAGCTGGAAGGTGGTGGAGGTGCCGGCGCAGGATTGAGCGATCGAGTCCCACGCCGGTTCACGGCGCGGTTCGCGATTCCAGGTCCATCTCGGCTGGCCAGCTCACCTTTGGGGCCAGGCGTAATGCAAATTCGCACCAGAGCACGTCATTGTGGTCTTTGGGTTCGCCGGCTGGTGGCAGGGCTGAGGGGCCTTCTTGCATGTAGGTGCAAATGTAGGCCCATACGTGCTCATTGGCACCCATGAAACTTAAATGGAAGCGGTCTATGACATTATTCGTGCCAGGCTCCACGATGGATAGCACAACGCCGTTGTTGAAAAAGAACCCTCCGTTAGGAAGAGCTGCGTTGCGCCACCAGAGCTCTGCACGTACCTGTAACCAGTCGTAGCTCACGGGAACAACCTTCCATTCTTCGAAGGGATTCCACCATCGGTATCTAAAGTTGTAGGCATAGACTTTCCGACGAGCTCTGTTGAAGCGGATGGGTTCATCTCTCGGTGCGGAAGTACTGAGTCGAAACATGAAGAGGGAAGCCCATAATCCAGGGGTGGCTGCAAATACGCACATCAGTGCAGTTTCGTAATCACTATGATGTATGCTGTCAACGATTAGGCTGGGTAACTGCAGTGTAGCTAAGGCTGTAAGCAAGGAATAAATCATGAGTAAATGTCTGAAGTTAAATGTGCGCCTTGGTAATTCCAGGTATAGAGGGCATTGATGATTGGGTACCTGACTGCCTACTGCTGCTTCAAATGAAATAGACTCCTCAGGAGCAGGTAGGTCCTTCATCCATCCAGGGCAAGGGGGGTTAAGCAGTGGGCGGTTCATGGGAACGGCCTCAGGCTGTTGAGTCTGTTTTCCCTGAAGATTATTTTGGCTTGCGTCGAACTGTCGTTTTTATCTGGCCAGTAAGTGAGTGTCAGGTCGATCGAGAGAATGTTGTGATTGTTTGTAAGGGGTAGAGAATCTTGGATGTGCAGCGTGCTGGTTTGTGATTCGATATATAAGAAGCGTGGTGATTCCGGGTTGGTCAGTATGCTTTCAGCATTTTCTATAACTGCGAAAGGCTTCGCGTTAGTGTGCTCACTTAATAGTGTGGCTGTTTTTCCGTGTTCGCCTGATTGAAGTAGTGTCATCTGCCATTGGTAGTGTGACTTATTTTTGCAGAAGTTTGGAAGCTTCATGACGTAGTTTAGTCTGTAGTGCGCCGGTACCGAAGCGTCATCACTGCTGATAGGGGCTGGAGTGTTGTGATTGACCTCAGAGCCCAGGTGAACTTCAAATGCGGCCTCGGCTGTTAATCCCAGCGTGGCAGCATTGAGCGAACCGATCGCCGAATCTAGATCTTTTGCATCAATCAAACGCCGATGCTCTGAAGGCAAACCCCACCTACTATGGCGAGCCCATAATTCCGTTGCGGACGATTCGAGCATTTTTGGCTGATGTTGCGAGTGTGTATGCCATAAGGCCCAAAATGGCCGCCGCGGCGACAGGAAGTAATAACCCGGTGAGCGCCGCAGCGATACCTGCACCCGACGCAACGACAGAAATCACAGTCGCAGCTTTATATCTTCGGGAAGATGTTGAGTCTCCTCTCCGTGTTGTTCTCATCGCAGCATATACGTACTGCACACCATCCATGACTCCTGCGACCGCCGTAATTGCACCGCCATACTTGGCCAGGCTGCTCCCTAGTGATGCCGCAGTTACCGTCCCGGGCCACGGTATCTTCGGGCGTACCACTGCAACAACCAGTCCTGCCGATTCGACACTTGCCCCCAACAACCCAAGCGACGAAGACCAGATCGCCGCCAGCGCTTCCGGGTTGTTCTGATGCGTTTCCTGCAATGCCCGGTAGTTCCTGCCCAGGCTGTCCTGGTGAAACCACAGGCTGCCCAGGGCAAACAGCAAGCCGACGCTGCCGCCACTGGCGGCGGCATCGCGCAGGCTGCGCATGGCATCGCTGGCCACGCTTTGCGCGGCCAGTGAGCTGATCTTCAACCCCTCCGTGACCTGTGTACGCAGCGTACCCGCACCTATCGCGATATTCCGTACCAGCGCCCCGACACCACCGGCTGCTCCCTCCCGCAGCTGTACCAGCCGCGCCTGTAGCGTCTCGGCGCTTTCGAACGTCCACAGCACCACCTCGATCATCTGGTTGCGATTGCCCGGTGCGGCGATATTGATCGCCCCGCTCAGCACCATGGCCCGCACCTTGCGCCCCAGGGGATCGCGGAACTGCTGGTCGATCTGCTG harbors:
- a CDS encoding RidA family protein, translated to MTRSSAFQLSNPEALYDPSGNAYSHVAEVRAGSRLLFIAGQGGEDREGRLSPLFAEQARQALANLELALASKGAGLAQVCKLTLLIVAHNETRLREWVAEADRAWGGHMKPTCTLIPVPRLALDGMLVEIDAVAAL
- a CDS encoding DMT family transporter, which encodes MSTGTTTLDHRKARPWLWAALFSLVAFAANSVFCRLALKDGAVDPVSFTVLRLASGAAFLLLLIRLRRPALAIGGSWRGGLALFLYAFLFSAAYLQLGAGAGALLLFGAVQITMFGFAWYKGEHITARMLSGMLVAFAGLMLLLLPGASAPPLASALLMALSGVAWGIYSLLGKGSPRPLADTAGNFARSLPCLVLLAPMLLLGTDVHLTAVGLMYALGSGVLASGAGYAVWYGVVRQVSAQQAATLQLSVPVIAALGGVVLVGEPLSLRLLAASVVVLGGIALALVPRR
- a CDS encoding DUF6708 domain-containing protein translates to MNRPLLNPPCPGWMKDLPAPEESISFEAAVGSQVPNHQCPLYLELPRRTFNFRHLLMIYSLLTALATLQLPSLIVDSIHHSDYETALMCVFAATPGLWASLFMFRLSTSAPRDEPIRFNRARRKVYAYNFRYRWWNPFEEWKVVPVSYDWLQVRAELWWRNAALPNGGFFFNNGVVLSIVEPGTNNVIDRFHLSFMGANEHVWAYICTYMQEGPSALPPAGEPKDHNDVLWCEFALRLAPKVSWPAEMDLESRTAP
- a CDS encoding PLD nuclease N-terminal domain-containing protein; protein product: MEIGTIWFIVAMLVIVLEIWAIWHIIGSDRRAERKMLWVVFVVYAPFPGLLFWAWRGPRAVKGRAVLEEK
- a CDS encoding FAD/FMN-containing dehydrogenase; this translates as MKYAAALLLCLVPLLANALQPGEKLTPWTLLDQYDQAYSLDAGTHILLVARDMDGAKLVKAALSDQPKGYLEARDAVFVADIQRMPALISKLFAIPAMRDYHYRVLLDRDGRVASRYPGQDGQVQWLQLEQGRLVSQQAFADAAALKAALEAAPRR